One genomic segment of Besnoitia besnoiti strain Bb-Ger1 chromosome VII, whole genome shotgun sequence includes these proteins:
- a CDS encoding SAG-related sequence (encoded by transcript BESB_080790), translating into MRHGVEDSPGISNSVSTCDAAHQSEQGAQPAALTVSKSNLRATLKCTGQNNKFVPGGGKNVCAGKANATVQACSTNSPPGQQEVLTGLLGASTGVVWEQKSPVPEVGEEWSLELDESQLPLEDTTFFVGCQNGGKTSNCRLDITVQARSSSVESNVVKCAYGQHSNPQPLQVELTHDNNALTLECGSNHVLEPTNYSTNYCEDGTLTTCTKSFKEVLPNFTDSWWTEGSKPKESAKLTIPPREFPAADFKFYVGCKLAKENAGGQAVSRGQSEPQPQAEPSPCRVLVTVKAAGLATRASTSSMAASVAGAAAISGYLVGLF; encoded by the coding sequence GACTCACCGGGCATCTCCAATTCTGTCAGTACATGCGACGCAGCCCACCAAAGTGAGCAGGGTGCTCAACCGGCGGCATTGACGGTGTCAAAGAGCAATCTCCGTGCTACTTTGAAGTGCACGGGACAGAACAACAAATTCGTGCCTGGAGGCGGTAAAAACGTCTGTGCAGGCAAAGCGAACGCCACTGTGCAGGCGTGCAGCACCAATTCCCCCCCAGGACAACAGGAAGTACTGACAGGTTTGCTCGGTGCGTCGACTGGCGTTGTGTGGGAACAGAAATCCCCTGTGCCTGAAGTAGGGGAAGAGTGGTCACTCGAGCTTGACGAGTCACAACTCCCTTTGGAAGACACAACGTTCTTCGTAGGCTGCCAAAACGGAGGCAAAACATCGAATTGCAGACTCGATATAACTGTGCAGGCCAGATCTTCCTCTGTAGAAAGCAACGTTGTCAAGTGCGCCTACGGCCAGCACAGTAATCCTCAACCCCTGCAAGTGGAACTGACACACGACAACAACGCCTTGACTCTAGAATGTGGATCCAATCACGTGCTTGAACCCACCAACTATTCTACCAACTACTGTGAGGACGGCACCTTGACAACCTGCACAAAGAGCTTCAAGGAAGTTCTTCCAAATTTCACTGACTCCTGGTGGACGGAAGGGAGCAAGCCAAAGGAAAGTGCCAAGCTTACCATTCCTCCGAGGGAGTTCCCCGCCGCAGACTTCAAGTTTTACGTGGGCTGCAAGTTGGCCAAAGAAAATGCCGGCGGCCAGGCTGTCTCGCGCGGACAGAGTGAACCGCAGCCCCAAGCTGAACCGTCACCCTGCAGAGTGCTGGTAACTGTCAAGGCAGCGGGCTTGGCAACAAGGGCATCGACCTCCTCAATGGCGGCGTCGGTTGCTGGTGCTGCCGCCATCTCGGGCTATCTTGTCGGCTTATTCTGA
- a CDS encoding SAG-related sequence (encoded by transcript BESB_080780), translating to MMKTAGEQRRGSFNPKACAAVALCLWAVLLLTGEQVRAEKMRDVSRHRDVPENPEEADSLRTCESQKQTDAAHAPPPLALSKENLSATLKCSGDSNKFVPEGEGTKVCSGDGATDVKACTAEKYVDLQGLLGTTEPVKWTKKGTTKAQEEVWTLQLDESHLPLSDTTFFVGCQNGGKESKCKLDITVQARASSVESNVAKCAYGQHSNPQPLLVELTPQNNTLTLECGKDHPIEPNNHTTYYCEDEKMKACTKTFKDILPNFDASWWSKTDETNNHVKLEIPPTEFPSADQQFYIGCSAESVAEKPFTSLSKTNAAPPAKLSPSPCRVHVLVKAGSSSFAKLIVQTAATVTGSAVLVGLLPWIV from the coding sequence ATGATGAAAACAGCGGGCGAGCAACGTCGAGGGTCGTTTAACCCGAAGGCCTGTGCGGCCGTGGCGCTGTGCCTCTGGGCTGTTCTGCTGCTAACAGGTGAACAAGTCCGGGCTGAAAAAATGCGCGACGTGTCGCGTCACCGGGACGTCCCAGAAAATCCCGAGGAGGCTGACTCGCTCCGCACCTGTGAGTCGCAAAAGCAGACCGATGCTGCGCATGCCCCGCCTCCCCTTGCGTTGTCGAAAGAAAACCTGAGCGCTACTCTAAAGTGCAGTGGAGACAGCAACAAATTCGTTCCAGAAGGAGAAGGGACGAAAGTGTGCTCCGGAGACGGTGCCACCGACGTGAAAGCTTGCACAGCTGAAAAATATGTCGACCTGCAAGGCCTTCTTGGAACGACTGAACCTGTCAAGTGGACAAAAAAGGGGACGACGAAGGCACAGGAAGAAGTGTGGACACTGCAGCTCGATGAATCGCACCTACCCCTCTCCGACACAACCTTCTTCGTCGGCTGTCAAAACGGAGGCAAAGAGTCCAAATGCAAACTGGATATAACTGTGCAAGCACGGGCATCCTCCGTGGAAAGCAACGTTGCCAAGTGTGCATACGGTCAACACAGCAATCCTCAACCGCTTCTGGTCGAACTCACACCACAAAACAACACCCTCACTCTCGAGTGTGGAAAAGATCACCCCATCGAACCCAACAATCATACCACCTACTACTGTGAAGATGAGAAGATGAAGGCCTGCACGAAGACTTTCAAGGACATTCTGCCCAACTTCGACGCCTCGTGGTGGTCGAAGACTGACGAGACCAACAACCACGTCAAGCTGGAAATCCCTCCGACGGAGTTTCCGAGTGCCGACCAGCAGTTTTACATTGGCTGCTCCGCCGAGTCAGTCGCAGAAAAGCCCTTCACGTCTCTCTCGAAGACAAATGCCGCCCCACCGGCCAAACTGAGTCCATCACCTTGCAGGGTGCATGTGCTTGTCAAGGCGGGAAGTTCATCTTTTGCGAAACTAATTGTGCAAACAGCCGCAACTGTCACTGGTTCTGCTGTCCTGGTTGGGCTGCTTCCCTGGATTGTGTAA